A region from the Drosophila takahashii strain IR98-3 E-12201 chromosome 2L, DtakHiC1v2, whole genome shotgun sequence genome encodes:
- the Coq3 gene encoding ubiquinone biosynthesis O-methyltransferase, mitochondrial produces the protein MLRNSLFASHKLRQLLASAAVRNSTRSSGTANSLDGGTQKEVRHHENHASEWWNQNGTMGALHALNEIRVPFIRDGIVSRGTVEPGYVNTTRVLLGQRILEVGCGGGLLTEQLARLGAQVTGIDLGEKLIEAARDHLKCSSPELASTVTYKMEPVDQHAKANCECYDAVIVSEVLEHVDDKVALLESSVRTLKPGGSIFITTLNKTIPSWFGGVILSEYVLNLVPKGTHHWDKMISPLDVQRILDTMNCQTVLVNGSTYDFWSNTWRWINNTQMCYALQAVKQPLSESN, from the exons ATGCTGCGAAACTCACTGTTTGCCAGCCA CAAGCTGAGACAATTGCTAGCCAGTGCTGCGGTGCGAAATTCGACCAGGAGCAGCGGCAcagcgaattctttagatgGCGGTACACAAAAGGAGGTGCGCCACCATGAGAATCACGCCTCCGAGTGGTGGAATCAAAATGGAACCATGGGCGCCCTGCATGCTCTGAATGAGATCAG GGTTCCCTTCATCAGAGACGGCATCGTTTCACGGGGCACAGTGGAACCTGGTTACGTAAATACCACCAGGGTGTTGCTGGGACAGCGTATCCTCGAGGTTGGATGCGGAGGAGGGCTGCTAACGGAGCAACTGGCGCGTCTGGGTGCCCAGGTGACGGGCATAGATCTTGGCGAGAAGTTAATAGAGGCTGCTCGCGATCACCTCAAGTGCTCCAGTCCGGAACTGGCCAGCACAGTGACCTACAAAATGGAGCCAGTAGATCAGCATGCCAAGGCCAACTGCGAATGCTATGATGCTGTAATTGTGTCCGAGGTTCTGGAGCATGTCGACGATAAAGTGGCGCTGCTGGAGTCCAGCGTGCGAACCTTAAAGCCTGGAGGGTCCATTTTCATCACCACCCTAAACAAAACCATACCCAGTTGGTTCGGCGGCGTAATCCTGAGCGAGTATGTACTGAATCTGGTGCCCAAGGGAACGCATCACTGGGACAAGATGATTTCTCCACTGGATGTTCAGCGTATTTTGGATACAA TGAACTGCCAGACGGTGCTGGTGAATGGAAGCACCTACGACTTTTGGAGCAACACCTGGCGCTGGATCAACAACACCCAGATGTGCTACGCCCTGCAGGCGGTGAAACAGCCACTGAGCGAATCCAATTGA
- the Nbr gene encoding exonuclease mut-7 homolog produces the protein MARKSHMYNAIPAGLESDEEEMDNLMANLKIKRLEDITTGAGLNGRNFDATLDAEAEQFFKLFREKWNMYSKNKSPHLRQEFGKALMGHQEPLLLALKIFANCPDSSNIKPKSLSHFVLDTVCKLHEEFPHLSEGPCDPNTSMIAFNFVKTSGLLTLNNAVIYAYGLRGIRDLLLPKLRELLDTGLYKEVTQWSISLQLTHEFDMLELAFPLIAIEKLPLAEEYLDHATQQRLPFVKFLDSLLHKEKPVIQLCEHLLGRYKNLKISHHVLSYRPIAKIVARLAKKYGFDDAVTPNYKFTKTCSYLHYLYREYEKARINLASFRELVSVHAYDYALRKDFVGYIASAGAHSEAIYWYREFNINPNDCPLDIKTQVTQNCAGKAAGWESTSEDSCAASACDMYLTMDLPDECLIIVDKAEKFDRMLYHLQQEHIIYLDSEWMQNVCGDSQLCVLQIATGHNVYLIDCLAKESLRSEHWRLLGANIFNNVNILKVGFSMVSDLSVLQRSLPLQLRLQMPHHYLDLRNLWLELKKQRFGVELPYGNVNRAGDALTDLSLACLGKKLNKSNQCSNWANRPLRREQILYAAIDARCLLLIYNTLLARVSSIHVAIEKSIASNNFLRRGANVK, from the exons ATGGCACGCAAGAGCCACATGTACAACGCAATTCCCGCCGGCCTGGAGTCGGACGAGGAGGAGATGGATAACCTGATGGCCAACCTGAAGATCAAGCGCCTGGAGGACATCACAACAGGTGCTGGGCTCAACGGGCGCAACTTTGACGCCACTTTGGACGCGGAGGCGGAGCAGTTCTTCAAGTTGTTCCGCGAGAAGTGGAACATGTACAGCAAGAACAAGTCGCCGCATCTGCGGCAGGAGTTTGGAAAGGCCCTAATGGGCCACCAGGAGCCGCTGCTGTTGGCCCTCAAGATATTCGCCAACTGCCcggacagcagcaacatcaagcCGAAGAGCTTGTCACATTTTGTGCTGGACACGGTGTGCAAGCTCCACGAGGAGTTCCCGCATCTCAGCGAGGGACCCTGTGACCCCAACACCAGCATGATAGCCTTTAACTTTGTCAAGACCTCTGGGCTTCTGACCCTCAACAATGCTGTGATCTATGCCTATGGACTGCGCGGCATCCGTGACCTGCTGCTGCCCAAGTTGCGCGAGCTTCTGGACACCGGGCTCTACAAGGAGGTCACCCAGTGGTCCATCAGCCTGCAGCTGACGCACGAATTCGACATGCTGGAGCTGGCCTTCCCGCTGATTGCCATCGAGAAGCTGCCGCTGGCCGAGGAGTATCTGGACCATGCCACCCAGCAGCGCCTGCCGTTTGTCAAGTTCTTGGACTCGTTGCTGCACAAGGAGAAGCCGGTAATACAGCTCTGCGAGCATTTGCTGGG GCGCTACAAGAATCTGAAAATCTCGCACCACGTGCTCAGCTATCGACCCATCGCCAAGATCGTGGCCCGGCTGGCCAAGAAGTACGGCTTCGACGATGCTGTCACGCCCAACTACAAGTTCACCAAGACCTGCAGCTACCTGCATTATTTGTACCGCGAATACGAGAAGGCCCGCATCAACCTGGCCAGCTTCCGGGAGCTGGTCAGCGTTCACGCCTATGACTACGCCCTGCGCAAGGACTTCGTGGGCTACATTGCCTCGGCCGGCGCCCATTCGGAGGCCATCTACTGGTACAGGGAATTCAACATAAATCCAAACGATTGTCCGCTGGACATTAAGACGCAGGTCACGCAAAATTGCGCTGGGAAGGCGGCCGGATGGGAATCCACCAGCGAGGACAGCTGCGCCGCGAGTGCCTGTGATATGTACCTGACCATGGATCTGCCCGACGAGTGCCTTATTATTGTGGACAAGGCGGAAAAGTTCGATCGCATGCTGTACCACCTGCAGCAGGAGCATATCATCTACCTGGACTCGGAGTGGATGCAAAACGTGTGCGGAGACAGCCAGCTGTGCGTGCTGCAGATAGCCACCGGTCACAATGTCTACCTGATCGATTGTCTGGCGAAGGAGAGTCTGCGATCGGAGCACTGGCGGCTTCTGGGCGCGAACATCTTTAACAACGTCAACATCCTCAAGGTGGGCTTCTCCATGGTCAGCGATCTCAGTGTATTGCAGCGCTCACTTCCACTGCAACTGCGCCTGCAAATGCCTCACCATTACCTGGACCTGCGCAATCTTTGGCTGGAGCTGAAGAAGCAGCGCTTCGGCGTAGAGCTTCCCTACGGCAATGTCAATCGGGCCGGGGACGCTCTCACGGATCTCTCATTGGCGTGCCTCGGCAAAAAGCTAAACAAGTCAAATCAGTGCTCCAACTGGGCCAACCGACCACTGCGCCGCGAGCAAATTCTCTATGCCG CCATCGATGCGCGCTGTCTGCTGCTGATCTACAACACGCTCTTGGCCCGCGTTTCCTCCATTCACGTGGCCATCGAGAAGAGCATCGCCAGCAACAACTTCCTCAGGCGCGGCGCCAATGTCAAGTGA
- the Mpp6 gene encoding M-phase phosphoprotein 6 — protein sequence MPAKSKPRLSRGVLDMKFMQRTKVKVEKEADDEQSRALYSNEINQKMLNSTSNFLVESSYSICAGLIDGRLSFRGMNPELELLMEQELAEKQGRTKPEQPKEVSDQDMAQAYYANKAPTVAGSMGKKFSTKKDFKRKQNGHESGSPHPKKKQQFKKPRSDDD from the coding sequence ATGCCAGCCAAGTCAAAGCCTCGCCTCTCGCGCGGCGTCCTGGACATGAAGTTCATGCAGCGCACCAAGGTCAAAGTAGAGAAGGAGGCGGACGACGAGCAGAGTAGGGCACTGTACTCCAACGAGATCAACCAGAAGATGCTCAACTCCACCTCGAACTTCCTCGTGGAATCCAGCTATTCGATATGCGCCGGCCTGATCGACGGTCGCCTCAGTTTCCGCGGCATGAACCCGGAACTGGAGCTGCTCATGGAACAGGAGCTGGCCGAGAAGCAGGGCCGCACGAAGCCGGAGCAGCCCAAGGAGGTGTCCGACCAGGACATGGCCCAGGCCTACTATGCCAACAAGGCGCCCACGGTCGCCGGCAGCATGGGCAAGAAGTTCAGCACCAAAAAGGACTTCAAGAGAAAGCAAAACGGCCACGAGAGTGGGAGTCCGCATCCCAAGAAGAAACAGCAGTTCAAGAAGCCTCGCTCCGATGACGATTAG
- the Noc2 gene encoding nucleolar complex protein 2, whose translation MKVASKKVKTLGKPKPGVSKKKPAKDALKKAKAKKAEISSEPKVIAKKPKTKATAPVKNGKPAKKGAKKSHKEELEGLKEIDPEFYDFLKKNDKKLLDFNLLDSDDEDEEEEEEGKAQKAAEESGDDEDDEEKYHKPSEDLAVASDESDFEEEDDEAATGGTQKITLNLLHQWEQQLGQANVSIDIVRKVIQAFNSALASISADGADGGENQPNAAAFKVVGAAAFNGVIQLCVIHLQPAIIRLLGVKPNSSLPLHKHKKWVKVRGCLRYYLTDLIRLVEQVSSPNILGVLLKHLHQMAGMVVPFSALGKTILKRLVVLWATGDETVRVLAFLCILKITRKQQATMLNHVLKAMYLAYVRNSKFVSPNSLPGINFMRRSLVEMFALDLNVTYQHAFLYIRQLAIHLRNAVILKKKDSFQAVYNWQFINSLRLWADLLGASANKPQLQPLVYPLVTIATGVIRLVPTAQYFPLRFHCLQTLISLSKETNTYVPVLPLIVEVLKSNTFNRKHSAVSMKPLQFTCILRLNKGQLAENGFRDEVIEQVCGLLLEYLAHESASLAFSDLVVPTVMAIKAYLKDCRNANYTRKLKQLLEKIQESGRFIEQQRGKSSVTFDIKDSQAVAAWEQQLRLKRTPLDIYYASWLKTHEIKKRRQAAQTDEINADYDVPKLKKLPAKSGVPVRNENGEIELFPSDSEDEGDDGLHVGSDDDEEEEEVEQEEEEVEVEQPKAKKAKKEKPEKLKSQPAAVEDDYDEAGGAVDIVKDLDLNDW comes from the exons ATGAAGGTGGCTTcgaaaaaagttaaaactcTGGGTAAACCCAAGCCCGGAGTAAGTAAAAAGAAGCCCGCAAAGGATGCCCTCAAAAAGGCGAAAGCCAAGAAGGCGGAAATCTCCTCCGAGCCGAAAGTTATCGCCAAGAAACCAAAGACAAAAGCCACTGCGCCAGTGAAAAATGGGAAGCCCGCTAAGAAGGGAGCCAAGAAATCACACAAGGAGGAGCTGGAAGGACTAAAGGAAATCGATCCGGAGTTCTACGATTTCCTCAAGAAGAATGACAAGAAGCTGCTCGACTTCAATCTGCTGGACAGCGACGACGAGgatgaagaggaggaggaggaaggcaAGGCACAGAAGGCGGCTGAGGAAAGTGGAGACGACGAGGATGACGAGGAGAAGTACCACAAGCCCAGTGAGGATTTGGCCGTGGCCAGCGATGAGAGTGACTTCGAGGAAGAGGATGATGAAGCCGCCACCGGAGGCACCCAGAAGATCACCCTAAACCTGTTGCACCAGTGGGAGCAGCAATTGGGCCAGGCCAACGTCTCCATCGACATTGTGCGCAAGGTAATCCAGGCCTTTAACTCGGCCCTGGCCAGCATCTCGGCCGATGGAGCCGACGGCGGCGAGAACCAGCCCAATGCAGCCGCCTTCAAGGTCGTCGGAGCAGCCGCCTTCAACGGAGTCATCCAGCTCTGCGTGATCCACCTGCAGCCTGCCATCATCAGATTGCTGGGCGTTAAGCCGAACAGCAGCCTGCCGCTGCACAAGCACAAGAAGTGGGTCAAGGTGCGCGGCTGTCTGCGCTACTACCTCACTGATCTGATTCGCCTGGTGGAGCAAGTCTCGAGTCCCAATATCCTGGGTGTGCTTCTCAAGCACCTGCATCAAATGGCCGGCATGGTGGTGCCCTTCTCCGCCCTGGGAAAGACCATTTTGAAGCGCCTGGTTGTCCTCTGGGCCACTGGAGACGAAACCGTTCGTGTGCTGGCCTTCCTCTGCATCTTGAAGATAACCAGGAAACAGCAG GCCACCATGCTTAACCATGTGCTGAAAGCCATGTACTTGGCCTATGTGCGCAATTCCAAGTTCGTGTCCCCCAATTCTCTGCCCGGAATCAACTTCATGCGTCGCTCGCTGGTGGAGATGTTCGCCTTGGACCTGAATGTCACCTATCAACATGCCTTCCTCTACATCCGTCAGTTGGCCATTCACCTGCGAAACGCAGTGATCCTGAAGAAGAAGGACAGCTTCCAGGCAGTGTACAACTGGCAGTTCATCAACTCCCTACGCCTGTGGGCGGATCTTCTGGGCGCAAGTGCGAACAAGCCGCAGTTGCAGCCTCTGGTCTATCCCCTTGTCACCATTGCCACTGGAGTGATCCGACTGGTACCCACCGCTCAGTACTTCCCATTGCGATTCCACTGTCTACAGACGCTAATTTCCCTGTCCAAGGAGACTAATACCTATGTGCCAGTGCTGCCGCTCATTGTGGAGGTTCTGAAGAGCAACACCTTCAATCGCAAGCACTCGGCGGTGTCCATGAAGCCACTGCAGTTTACCTGCATCCTGAGGCTTAACAAGGGACAGCTGGCGGAGAATGGCTTCCGCGATGAGGTCATCGAACAGGTGTGCGGTCTTCTGCTGGAGTATCTTGCTCACGAGTCTGCCTCGCTGGCCTTTAGCGATCTGGTGGTGCCCACTGTGATGGCCATTAAGGCGTACCTAAAGGATTGCCGGAATGCCAACTACACGCGCAAACTGAAGCAGCTGCTGGAGAAGATCCAGGAGAGCGGCCGTTTCATAGAGCAGCAGCGCGGCAAGAGCAGCGTTACCTTTGACATCAAGGATTCACAAGCCGTGGCCGCCTGGGAGCAGCAGCTCCGCCTGAAGCGCACGCCCCTGGACATTTACTACGCCAGCTGGCTGAAGACGCACGAGATCAAGAAGCGTCGCCAGGCGGCGCAGACGGACGAGATTAATGCCGACTACGATGTGCCCAAGCTGAAGAAGCTGCCGGCTAAGTCGGGAGTGCCCGTGAGGAATGAGAACGGAGAGATTGAGCTCTTCCCATCGGATTCGGAGGATGAAGGGGACGATGGTCTGCACGTGGGATCAGACGATgatgaagaggaggaggaagtagagcaggaggaggaggaagtggaagtggagcAGCCCAAAGccaagaaggccaagaaggAGAAGCCCGAAAAGCTGAAATCCCAGCCAGCAGCAGTGGAGGACGATTACGACGAGGCTGGCGGAGCCGTTGATATAGTTAAGGACTTGGACTTGAACGATTGGTAG
- the Pld3 gene encoding 5'-3' exonuclease PLD3: MPDYKRLESQESDVEGGRANGQGQGQATAQDTQERQGPAENQQAAQMVTVSLLMLLFLGSSYFQPRPRLHQYRGPGGHGLRDKFDCNIQLVESIPIGLTYPEGSPKFLSTYEAWQQLLDSAKTSLDIASFYWTLRAEDTPGVVDNSTQPGEDIFARLLANGNGGSLSPRIKIRIAQSEPSSVSPDSNTKLLASAGAAEVVTLSFPKYFGSGVLHTKLWVVDEEHFYLGSANMDWRALTQVKEMGVLVQNCRPLAIDVAKIFEEYWYLGNSESSKIPDWDYSKYATYYNLKNPMSLNVNKNITMEGFLSSAPPPLSASGRTDDLDAILSTINSAITYVNIAVMDYYPLIIYEKNHHYWPLIDDALRRAAVERGVAVKLLISWWKHSNPSEDKYLKSLQDLASKKDNIDIQIRRFTVPADQSQEKIPFGRVNHNKYMVTDRVAYIGTSNWSGDYFTDTAGIGLTLRETHETESTNTLRSDLRNVFERDWNSKYASPLQ, translated from the exons ATGCCGGATTACAAGAGGCTCGAGAGCCAGGAGTCCGATGTGGAAGGTGGCCGGGCCAATGGACAGGGACAGGGACAGGCTACTGCCCAGGACACCCAGGAGAGACAGGGGCCGGCGGAGAATCAGCAGGCAGCCCAAATGGTGACGGTGTCCTTGCTCATGCTCCTTTTCCTCGGCAGCTCCTACTTCCAG CCACGACCACGCCTCCATCAGTACCGTGGCCCTGGAGGCCATGGACTGCGGGACAAATTCGACTGCAACATTCAGCTGGTGGAGTCCATACCCATCGGCCTGACATATCCCGAGGGCAGCCCGAAATTCCTAAGCACCTACGAGGCCTGGCAGCAGCTTTTGGACAGCGCCAAGACATCACTGGACATAGCTTCCTTCTACTGGACCCTCAGGGCCGAGGACACGCCCGGTGTGGTGGATAACAGCACGCAGCCGGGAGAGGATATCTTCGCCAGGCTCCTGGCGAACGGGAATGGCGGCAGCCTGTCGCCCAGGATCAAGATTCGCATTGCTCAGAGCGAACCGTCCAGTGTGTCGCCCGATTCGAACACCAAGTTGCTGGCCAGCGCTGGAGCTGCCGAGGTGGTGACCCTCTCCTTTCCAAAGTACTTTGGCAGCGGAGTGCTCCACACCAAACTGTGGGTGGTGGACGAGGAGCACTTCTATCTGGGCAGCGCCAACATGGACTGGCGGGCTCTTACCCAAGTCAAGGAGATGGGCGTGCTCGTCCAGAACTGTCGTCCACTCGCAATCGACGTGGCAAAGATCTTTGAAGAGTACTGGTACCTGGGTAACAGCGAAAGTTCGAAAATACCGGATTGGGACTATTCCAAATACGCCACATACTACAATTTGAAGAATCCCATGTCGCTGAATGTAAACAAGAACATTACTATGGAAGGCTTTCTATCCAGCGCACCACCACCTCTTTCGGCTTCTGGACGTACCGATGACCTGGACGCCATCCTCAGCACTATAAACTCAGCCATAACTTACGTAAATATTGCGGTTATGGACTACTATCCGCTGATTATCTACGAAAAGAACCACCATTATTGGCCATTAATTGACGATGCACTGCGGCGGGCAGCTGTTGAGCGTGGCGTGGCAGTGAAGCTCCTTATCTCCTGGTGGAAGCACTCCAATCCCAGCGAGGACAAGTACCTCAAGTCTCTCCAGGACCTGGCTTCCAAAAAAGACAATATTGATATACAAATT CGTCGGTTTACTGTGCCCGCGGACCAAAGCCAGGAAAAGATTCCCTTCGGTCGGGTGAATCACAACAAGTATATGGTCACCGATCGAGTGGCTTACATAGGTACCTCCAACTGGAGTGGCGACTACTTCACGGACACCGCCGGCATTGGCCTCACCCTACGCGAAACCCACGAGACGGAGAGCACCAATACCCTGAGAAGCGACTTGCGCAACGTATTCGAGCGGGACTGGAATAGCAAATACGCCAGCCCCTTACAATAA